From Micromonospora echinospora:
TCCGAGCAGGCCGGGCTCGCCGACACCGCCACCGGCCGGCCGATGACCGCCGACACGCCCGTACACGCCGTCTCCACCGGCAAGGGCCTCACCGCCACCGTGGTGCACGTGCTGGCCGAGCAGGGGCGGCTCGACTACGACCTGCCGCTCGCAGCGGTGTGGCCGGAGTTCGCCCGGCACGGCAAGGACGGCATCACGCTGCGGCACGTGCTCACCCATACCGCCGGCCTGCCCGCGCTGCCCGCCGACATCACGCCGGAGGACTTCACCGACTGGACGCGCATGTGCGAGCTGCTCGCCGACGCGCGGCCGCTGTGGGCGCCCGGCGATCGGCTGGCGTACCACGCCTGGACGTGGGGCTGGCTGCTCGGCGAGGTGGTCCGGCGGGTCACCGACACGCCGGTGTCGCGGGTGCTCGCCGAGGAGGTGGCCGGTCCGCTCGGCGTGGACCGGGAGCTGTTCCTCGGCGTACCGGAGGCGGACCTGCCCCGGCTGGCCCGGCTGGAGGACGCCGGCCTGTCCGCGCTGATGACCTGGGCCGGGGCGAACCTGCCGCACTTCGACGCGGTCGCCCCACCCGCGGTACGCCCGGACACCGTCATCGGCTCCCGCCCCGACGTGCTGCGCGCCGACGTGCCGTCGGTCGGCACGATGAGCGCCCGCGCCGTGGCCCGGATGTACGCGGCGCTGCTCGGCCCGGTCGACGGGGTGCGGCTGATCTCCGCCGAGCGGATGCGCGACGTGTCCGCCCCGGCGGTCCGCGCGCAGGAGTGGGTGTTCGGGCAGGAGAGCACGTTCGGGCTCGGGTACGCGGTCGAGGACGACGGATCGTTCGGCACCGCCGGCAGTGGCGGCAGCCTCGCGTTCGCGTACCCGGAACTGGGTTTGACTGTGGCGGCGGTGCGCAACCGGCTCGGCGCGGGCGACGGCGACCCGATGGAGCAGCTGCGGACGCTGGTGCGCGACCGCGTCGCCGAGGCGACCGGCCACCGAGACTAGCGGCGCAGGCGGGCCCGCAGCCGGCCGGTCGCGTCGCCGAGCACCGCGCCGGTCATCGGCAGCAGCGGGCTGGACCGCATGACGGCCAGGTCCTCGACCGGGCTGGTCACGCCGTCGAGGAACCGCAGCACCCGCTCCGGCGGGTTGCGGTCGAACAGCCGCTCGAAGAACTCCACCCCGCCGACGTGTCCCCGGTCCAGCGCGCGCAGCGCCACCGCGTCCATCCACAGGTGCCGCCCCGGGTACGCGGGCGCGGGCACCGGCGGGCGGCCGGCGGCGAGCGCCCCTGCCACCTGGTCGGCCTGGCGCAGCATCGCGGAGAACGTGAACCCGGTGGACGGGCGGGTCGCCCCACCGGCGGTGCCCAGCCGCACCACCCGAGGGCTCGGGCGGGACTCGAACGGGCCGTCGGTCATCGGGATCACGCCGTCCTCGACCTCCCGCACCCGCAGCACGGACAGGTCCAGCCCGAGCAGGTCGGCGTACCCGCGCAGCGCCGCGTCGTAGCCCGCGTCGTCGAGCAGCTCCGGCCCGAACTCGGTGTACTCGACGAGCGCGAAGCGGTCGTCGACCGGCAGCACGTACCCGAAGGAGACGCCGCGCTGCGGCTGCGGGGTGCGGAAGTCCATCAGCACCGCCCGCTGCGGGTCGAAGGTCGGCCGGTCGGCGGCCAGCCACCAGCCGCGGAAGTGCTGCAACCAGCTGGTGCGCCCCGGCCGCTTCGGCCGCCGGGGCCGCGAGTCCAGCACCCACCCGGCCCGCACCAGGTCCCGCCCGTCCGGGTCGCGGACCGTGACCCGCTGACCGTCGTCGTGCAGCTCCCCCGCCGGGGCGCTGATCCGGACCGCGTCCAGCCGCCGCTCGGCGTCGGCAGCCCGGTCGTAGACCGGGGCGGAGCGGAGCATGGCGTACCGCAGGGGGTTGAGCGTCAGGACGCGGCGGCCGGCGGGCGTGACCACGTCGACCTGCGACCAGCTCGCGCTCAGCAGCGGGTCCAGGTCGTCGCCGGGCAGGCCCCAGAACGCCCAGGTGCGGTCCTGGCCGCGCTTGTGCACCGGGTCGACCACCGCGACCCGCAGCCCGGACACGCCGTGCCGGTCCAGCGCGGCCAGGACCAGGGACGCGGCGCCGCCGCCGCCGACCAGCGCGAGGTCGACGTCGACCGCTGAGGTTGCGTGCACCCGACCACGCTGTCACATCAGCGGGCGCGGTCACCGGCCGCCCCGCTCAGGCCACCGGAGCCGGCTCCTGCGGGGCCGGCTGGGCGTAGGCGGCGGCCACCGTCGCCCGGTCGAAGACCCGCCACGTCGCGGCGATCACCGCGACCGCCACCACGAAACCCACCCAGTACGGCGCGGTGATGCCGAACCGGGCCGCCACCACGCCACCGAGCAGCGCGCCGACGCAGTTGCCGCCCGCCGCGACGAACAACGTGGTGCTGCCGACCCGGCCCATCAGCGCCGGCGGGGTGAGCCGCTGCCGCAGCGAGTTCACCACGATGTTCCACAGCGCGCTGTGCGCCCCGAACGCGAACAGCGCGAACCCGACCACCACCGCGCTGCGGGACGCGGCGAGCGCCAGGTGCAGCCCCGCCTCGACCAGCAGACCCGTCCGCACCGTCCAGGTGGGCGTGATCGCGGCGATCAGCCGGTCCCCCACCACCGAGCCGAGCACCCCGCCCACCGCCATACAGGTGAACAACGCGCCGTAGCCGACCGAGCCGAGACCCAGCCGCTCGGTGGCGAGCAGCACCAGCACCGCCACCGCGGCGGTGAGCGTGACGTTGAGCAGGCCGATCAGCACCGTCATGGTGCGCAGCAGCCGCTGACCCCACAGCCAGCGGAACCCCTCCGCCACCTCCGCCCGCACCGAACGCCGCTCCTGCGGCGCCGGCCCGGCACGGTACGTCCCGGCGAGCAGCCCGACCAGCACGGCGCTGAGCGCGTACGTGCCGGCGTTGAGCGCGAACGGCAGCGACGCCGCCAGCACGAACAGGAACCCGCCCACCGGTCCGGCGATCATGTTCTGCATCACCTGCGTGCCGCCGCCGAGCCAGCCGTTGGCGCGTTCCAGCAACGAGCGCGGCACCACCGCCGGCAGTACCGCCTGCGCGGCGGTACGGAACACCACCTCGCCGGTGTTCACCACGAACAGCACCGTGTAGAGCAGCGCGATCCCGGCCCGGTCGACAAGCATCGCCACCGCGAGCGCGGCGAGCGCGGCGACGCGTACCCAGTCGATGAGCACCATCAGCCGCCGCCGGTCCACCCGGTCGGCCAGCACGCCGCCGGGCAACGCGAACAGCAGCCACGGCAGCCACGACACCGCTGCCCCGGCCGACACCACCAGCGGATCGTCGGTGATCGACGCCACGTACAGCGGCGCGGCGACAGTCGCCGTCCCACTTCCCAGCGCGGACAGCGTGCTCGCCGTCCACAGTCGGGCGAAGCGCCCGCCCAGCCGTTCCCCCGTCACGGCGAGGCAAATTACCAGCGACGACGTTCCCCGCCGACCGGTTTATGCGCGGCGGGAGTTGAGGCGGGCCGCCTGCCGGTTCAGGTGGTCGCGTTCGGCCAGGCTGGCCGCACGGCGGGCCGCCTCCGCGTACAGCGCGGCCGCCCGGTCCGGGTCGCCGTCGCGTTCGTGCAGGTAGGCGGCCACCGCCGCGTACCGGGGCAGCGTGTCGTCCAGTACCGCGAGCGCCGCCAGCCCGGCGCGCGGGCCGTCCGCCTCGCCGACCCCGACCGCCCGGTTGAGGCGGGCGATCGGGTTGCCGGTCAGGCGGACCAGTTCGTCGTACCACTCGACGATCTGCACCCAGTCGGTCTCGGCCGCGGTGGGCGCGTCCGCGTGCAGAGCCGCGATCGCGGCCTGGGCCTGGAACTCGCCGAGCCGGTCGCGGGACAGCGCGGTCTGCAGGATGCCCACGCCCTCGGCGATCAGCGTGGTGTCCCACCGGCTGCGGTCCTGCTCGGCCAGCGGTACCAGGCTGCCGTCCGGCGCGGTCCGGCCGGCGCGGCGGGCATGGTGCAGCAGCATGAGCGCGAGCAGCCCGGCCACCTCGGGGTGATCGATGGCGGCGGCGAGCTGCCGGGTGAGCCGGATCGCCTCGGCGGCCAGGTCCACGTCGCCGGAGTAGCCCTCGTTGAACACCAGGTACAGCACGCGCAGCACGGTGGCGACGTCACCGGGCTGGTCGAAGCGGACCCCGGAGACGGTGCGCTTGGCCCGGCTGATCCGCTGCGCCATGGTGGCCTCCGGCACCAGGTACGCCTGCGCGATCTGCCGGGTGGTGAGCCCGCCGACGGCGCGCAGCGTCAACGCGACAGCGGACGACGGGCTCAGCGACGGATGCGCGCAGAGGAAGTAGAGCCGCAGCGTGTCGTCCACGGCGGACACCGGGCCGGGCGGCGGCTCCTCGTCGACGAGGTCCTCGCGCCGGCGCCGGGCGGCGTCGGCGCGGACCACGTCCAGGAAGCGCCGCCAGGCCACGGTGACCAGCCAGCCCAACGAATCGCGGGGCAGGTCGGCCGGCCAGGCGCGCAGCGCCTCGACCAGTGCGTCCTGCACCGCGTCCTCGGCCGCCGCGAAGTCTGCTCCGCGGCGGACGAGGACACCGAGCACGCCCGGGATGAGGCTGCGGAGCGCGACCTCGTCCATCGGACGGGTCACTCCGTGATGGTGGGCGGCCCGGTCAGGAACGGGCGCAGCTCCAGCCACTCGTGGATCGGCTTGCCGCCCTGCCCGGGCGCGGCCGACAGCTCCCCGGCCAGTTCGACGGCCCGCTCGTAGCTGTCCACGTCGATCACCATCCAGCCGGCGATGAGGTCCTTCGTCTCGGCGAACGGGCCGTCGGTGACCGGCGGGCGTCCCTCGCCGTCGTAGCGGACGAACG
This genomic window contains:
- a CDS encoding serine hydrolase domain-containing protein, yielding MDTRWEGLRAEVRAAIDDLASSGREAGVQVAAYLDGVAIVSEQAGLADTATGRPMTADTPVHAVSTGKGLTATVVHVLAEQGRLDYDLPLAAVWPEFARHGKDGITLRHVLTHTAGLPALPADITPEDFTDWTRMCELLADARPLWAPGDRLAYHAWTWGWLLGEVVRRVTDTPVSRVLAEEVAGPLGVDRELFLGVPEADLPRLARLEDAGLSALMTWAGANLPHFDAVAPPAVRPDTVIGSRPDVLRADVPSVGTMSARAVARMYAALLGPVDGVRLISAERMRDVSAPAVRAQEWVFGQESTFGLGYAVEDDGSFGTAGSGGSLAFAYPELGLTVAAVRNRLGAGDGDPMEQLRTLVRDRVAEATGHRD
- a CDS encoding lycopene cyclase family protein, giving the protein MHATSAVDVDLALVGGGGAASLVLAALDRHGVSGLRVAVVDPVHKRGQDRTWAFWGLPGDDLDPLLSASWSQVDVVTPAGRRVLTLNPLRYAMLRSAPVYDRAADAERRLDAVRISAPAGELHDDGQRVTVRDPDGRDLVRAGWVLDSRPRRPKRPGRTSWLQHFRGWWLAADRPTFDPQRAVLMDFRTPQPQRGVSFGYVLPVDDRFALVEYTEFGPELLDDAGYDAALRGYADLLGLDLSVLRVREVEDGVIPMTDGPFESRPSPRVVRLGTAGGATRPSTGFTFSAMLRQADQVAGALAAGRPPVPAPAYPGRHLWMDAVALRALDRGHVGGVEFFERLFDRNPPERVLRFLDGVTSPVEDLAVMRSSPLLPMTGAVLGDATGRLRARLRR
- a CDS encoding MFS transporter; translation: MTGERLGGRFARLWTASTLSALGSGTATVAAPLYVASITDDPLVVSAGAAVSWLPWLLFALPGGVLADRVDRRRLMVLIDWVRVAALAALAVAMLVDRAGIALLYTVLFVVNTGEVVFRTAAQAVLPAVVPRSLLERANGWLGGGTQVMQNMIAGPVGGFLFVLAASLPFALNAGTYALSAVLVGLLAGTYRAGPAPQERRSVRAEVAEGFRWLWGQRLLRTMTVLIGLLNVTLTAAVAVLVLLATERLGLGSVGYGALFTCMAVGGVLGSVVGDRLIAAITPTWTVRTGLLVEAGLHLALAASRSAVVVGFALFAFGAHSALWNIVVNSLRQRLTPPALMGRVGSTTLFVAAGGNCVGALLGGVVAARFGITAPYWVGFVVAVAVIAATWRVFDRATVAAAYAQPAPQEPAPVA
- a CDS encoding RNA polymerase sigma factor; this encodes MDEVALRSLIPGVLGVLVRRGADFAAAEDAVQDALVEALRAWPADLPRDSLGWLVTVAWRRFLDVVRADAARRRREDLVDEEPPPGPVSAVDDTLRLYFLCAHPSLSPSSAVALTLRAVGGLTTRQIAQAYLVPEATMAQRISRAKRTVSGVRFDQPGDVATVLRVLYLVFNEGYSGDVDLAAEAIRLTRQLAAAIDHPEVAGLLALMLLHHARRAGRTAPDGSLVPLAEQDRSRWDTTLIAEGVGILQTALSRDRLGEFQAQAAIAALHADAPTAAETDWVQIVEWYDELVRLTGNPIARLNRAVGVGEADGPRAGLAALAVLDDTLPRYAAVAAYLHERDGDPDRAAALYAEAARRAASLAERDHLNRQAARLNSRRA
- a CDS encoding YciI family protein, producing the protein MKYLLLKHYRGGPTPVTDMPMIDKWTPEEITAHVRYMQEFAARLQESGEYVDGQALAPEGTFVRYDGEGRPPVTDGPFAETKDLIAGWMVIDVDSYERAVELAGELSAAPGQGGKPIHEWLELRPFLTGPPTITE